The following is a genomic window from Antricoccus suffuscus.
ATCGTGCCGCTGAGCTCGGTCTCCACCTCGCTGTAGAGCAGGCTCGGCAGTTCCTTCTTCTCTGCTGCCTTCTTCTGGGCCGCCTTCGGTGCGGCGTTGTCGATGCTCATCGGGCCAGGTCCTTCCACGGCAGATCTTTGTCGACGCGGTACTCAGGCGGCAGCCCGAGCACGCGTTCGGAGATGATGTTGCGCATGATCTCGGAGGTGCCACCCTCAATCGAGTTAGCTTTGGAACGCAGGAATCGGAATCCTGGCCCACGGCCGCCGCGATCTTCCATGTTGGGGCGGCCCATCGAGTAGTCGTCGTACCGTAGCGCCGCCTCCCCGAGTACCTCGAGCTCGAGACCGTAGGTCTCCTGAGCCAGTGTGGAGTAGGCGAGCTTGACGCCTGAGCCCTCGGGACCGGGCTGCCCGGCCGCGAGCTGCTGCCCCAGTCGCACCGAGGTCAGCCGCAAGGCCTCGGCCTGCACCCAGTAGTTGAGGACCGTGTCGTGCAACGCCGGATCGCGCGACTCGGGGTGATTGCGCCACCGATGAGCCAGCGGACCGATGGCGCCGCCTTCGCGCGGCATCGACCGGCCGCCGATCGCGACTCGTTCGTTCATCAGCGTGGTTTGCGCGACCGCCCAACCGGCGCCAACTTCGCCGAGACGCTGCTCGTCGGGGATGTGCACGTCGTCGAGGAAGACCTCGTTAAACTCCGCCTCGCCCGTGATTTGCCGCAGGGGGCGCACGTCGACCCCTGGGGTGTCCATACGCACGAAGAAGTAGGTCATGCCGCGGTGCTTGACGGCGCTCGGGTCGCTGCGGGTGACGAGAATGGCCCAGTTCGCCTCGTGGGCAAGGGAAGTCCAGACCTTCTGACCATTGATGACCCAGTCGCCGCCAGGCTGCTGCACGGCCGACGTCGCGAGTCCCGCAAGGTCCGAGCCGGCGCCCGGCTCGCTGAACAGCTGGCACCAGATCTCTTCGCCGGTCCACATTGGGCGCAGCCGGTCCTTGAGCTGTTGCGGCGTCGCGTACTTCAGCAGCGTCGGGGCCGCCATTCCCAGACCAATGACGTTGAGCGACGGCTTGTTGTCCGGCGCGCCGGACGCGGCGAACTCGTCGGCGACGATGCCCTGCAGCGATCGGTCCAGACCTTTGCCACCGAGACCCTCGGGGAAGTTCACCCATGCGAGCCCGGCGTCGTACCGTGCCCGGAGAAACTCCAGCCGGTCCATCTTGGTGTGGTCATGGTTCGCGAGAAAG
Proteins encoded in this region:
- a CDS encoding acyl-CoA dehydrogenase family protein is translated as MSTQSTTPAGLDQTAAKLKEEVRDFLANHDHTKMDRLEFLRARYDAGLAWVNFPEGLGGKGLDRSLQGIVADEFAASGAPDNKPSLNVIGLGMAAPTLLKYATPQQLKDRLRPMWTGEEIWCQLFSEPGAGSDLAGLATSAVQQPGGDWVINGQKVWTSLAHEANWAILVTRSDPSAVKHRGMTYFFVRMDTPGVDVRPLRQITGEAEFNEVFLDDVHIPDEQRLGEVGAGWAVAQTTLMNERVAIGGRSMPREGGAIGPLAHRWRNHPESRDPALHDTVLNYWVQAEALRLTSVRLGQQLAAGQPGPEGSGVKLAYSTLAQETYGLELEVLGEAALRYDDYSMGRPNMEDRGGRGPGFRFLRSKANSIEGGTSEIMRNIISERVLGLPPEYRVDKDLPWKDLAR